From Rickettsiales bacterium:
TAATAAAATATGATTATTAAGAAGGGATATAAGCAAAATGGGAAGGCCTTTTCCCAGAATGGGAGTCGGCGCAGTGTGGATTGCTGTCTGAAGTTATCTGCTCGGGTAGGAGAAAAATCTGCAGAGCTTCTGAAGTACATGATTGTGCTTGGTTAATTTGTTTTATTCGTAGAGAGGATTGTCATTGGCGAGCCATAATGAGATAGAATTATTTAGCAGGAAGTTATCAAACAATTCTCGAAACACTGTTACGTCGCCCGTGGCAACGTTCAAACAATCTTGCGAGCATGTGACTGCTGTGCAAAGAGTGAGGCAGAAGAGTCTTTAACATAATCTTCTCCAGTAGAGTGATTTTTGCTGATTCAACCAGACAAACAACAACATAATCAGTCCCGCTAATCCGCCACCCGCTATGGGCACAGGGGCAGTATCAATCGGGTTGGATGGAGTCGCTTCTATCGGAATATATCCGCCCTCAATTTCGGCGCTCAATTTAGTGACCAACGCATTCTCAAAATCTTCAAATCCATCTGCGGCAATGACAAAGGCATTTTCTCCTCCGGTAACGTTGGTGGAGTACCATTCTGTTAAAGTCTGGCCTCCAGATAGACCATAGGTTCCTTCCAACGTAATACCGTTGATGGTGGTAATGCCCCCTGCCAGCGCGACATCACGCTGTGTGGCAGTATCCAATCCACTGAAAAATGAATAATCTCCGTAAAGATAATCATATCCATAACCATCACCGGAAATATCAATCACATTGCGTGTGCCGTTAAAACCGTTTGTCGCAAACAGGTTGCTGCCGAAATCAATGCCTTCGGCAACATAGGTTGCATTGCTATAAGCGCGGTTCATATTTTCCAATGTTGATGCATAGCTGAAAATGCTGTCGACACTATCCAGCAATGTCCAGTCGGTCATTGACTTCTGTTGGTTTTGTCCAGACCACATCACCGTCTGCACGGCAATATTGCCATAAGTGTCGCCAGAATTATCCAGAATAATATCCATAACAGATTGATTGCGAAAGGCATCCGCATAACCGCCCATCATCAAGTTATATTCACTACTGCTTACGCTACCGGAAACATCGACTAATAGCTGCAACTCCACATCAACATCTTGCGCATAGGTAGTTGTGGTATGCAGTATCATTATTGTAGCAATCGATGCAGGGGTAATGAAGTTTTTGGGTATGTTCGTCATAAATTCCTCCTATTGGGTTAATGGTGTGAAAGTAGGGGTAATGGGTTGCCTTTCTGAAAGAGGGTGTGCATTTACCACAGACTGTTTCAGCGTGTGTTGATGAATTCGTACGGCAGCAACCGTCAGTGCGAGTAAAATATAAACGGGCCAGGTGAAGCCTTGCGTTAGAAAAGTGCCAGAGACGATGAAGGATAAAATACCGGCCAATAACGCTTCCGATGTGATGGAAAGGCTGAGCGCCTGAGCATCTTCTCCTTTAGCATGGAGAGTATCCATGTGCAATTTGCGTGCGGCACGCAATAATTGCCAAATCATCGCAACAAAAAGACCAAACCCTATAAATCCGGTTTCGGCCATTACGCCAAACCAAGTGGAGTGTACGGCATGGTTTTTATTGTCCCAAAAATCGGAATAGAAAAAGAAATTAGCATAAAAATTATCCAAACCAACGCCGGTTAACGGATTATAGAGTGCCATTTTGAAGGCAGCGAACCAGGCATATAGACGAATATTGGCTGACTCATCTAAGCCCGCTTCTTGGGCGCCACCGGAGATACGATCTGTAATTCCAGCCATGGTAAATAATGCTAATAAGGCGATGATTCCTCCGGTTATGAGTAGTGTTTTAGACCTGACTCGGAACCATGCTAGGACAAACATCACGGTCGCCACTCCCAGCAGTCCACCTCGACTTTGCGTATAGAGGATAGCGAGTAAAATAATGCCAGTGCCAAAGAGCCCAACAAAGCGATCGACCCAGCGTACTCCCCAGCGCATCGCCAGTGTGATAGCAAAACTGAAAGGAAATAATAAGGTAAGTGCGAGGTCATTTGGGTCGCCCAGAATGCTGCCCAATTCACGGCTGATCGTCACTCGTGTACCTTCGACCAATCCAATTCCCTGTAGCTTATTTGCGATAGTCACTAATGCCACTGCTATACCTGCCAATACAATCAACCGGCTAACCCAGCGCAATTGGCGCGGTGTTTGTGTCAGGTAGGTGATAATCAGAACCATGATGGCGATTTTTACATAGATACCGCTCCAATAGGCAAAGGCGAGCCCACGGTTTTCGGCTAAAAGGGTCCCCATTGTGCAATAGAGGAAAAATAAGGAAAAGCAGGTCAGTTCCGGAGTCCAGAACAGCTTGATGCGCTTTTGTAGCAGTAATAGTCCAAAGCTGGAAATGGCTCCCAGTGAGAGTAATTTCGGGATATGAAATGGCATCAGGAGTGGAAAAGCCTCATGCAGCCGGAAGAAAGAGAATAGCACGAATCCCATCGCAAGGAGGAAGGGCAGTTGTAGCCCCATAATCATACTTAGCGGTAAAAGGAGTAATACCATCAGATAGAGAGGTTCACCCGTGGCATAAAGCACTCCCAATGAGGCTAGGCACCAGAGCCACATTAATCCAGAGAGAATCGTCGAACTACCCCCAGAGATTACCGTATTAGGAGAGGTCATGACAGTACCTCCTGAACATTAAGGGGTTCCCACACAGTGATGCAATGCCTCGAAGATAGGGAATAGGAATGCGGCGTTGACTGAGAGAGAGAAACAATATGAAGCGTATTGCGAAAGCGAGATAGGTCGCACCCACTGCGCCTGAAACACCATAAGAAGGTATAAGTAACAGGTAGCCAGCGAGTGCTATCACGGCACTGGCGATGTTAATGGCGCTAGGCATCCACCCTGTTTTCCCGGCATAAACACCGATATTCATAAGATTGGTAATAGCATGCAGCGCCGCGATACCGCATAACAGAGGCACCCAGTCACCGGCGTCGTGATAAGATGCAGGGGTTAGCCAGATAATCAACCAAGGTGCGGTGAGTGATACGATCATTGCCGCAGCGGTAATATATCCCACCCCCAGCATGACGCTGCGTGCACTACGCAAAGCACCGTCTGTTTCTTTCAACATTTTGAATCGACGCGGGAACCACCACATATTGAAAGGTTCAGCCATCAGTGCGACCATCAGTGCAAATTTTCCGGCTAGTGCATAATGCGCGAGCGCTTCCTGACCCACGGCAGGTGCGAGTAGAAAGCGATCAAAACTTCCCAATAGGCAGCAAGCGAGAGCGCCTAATATCAAGGGTAAGTTATAGGGTAAAATTTGCTTTAATTCTGGCCAATATAGGCGGATAGACGTATCACGATATTGCAATAGACACAGGATGACGCATAGCAGCAAATCCGCCGCCAACCCTGCCATTAAAATTCCCATCACGCCGTAGCCTTTGTGTAGGGCCGCCCAGATTAATCCGGCTTGCAGAAGTGCTTTTCCTCCAAATAACAAACAATATCGAGTGATGTGATTCTGCATTCGTAGCCACGCCAGAGGCACTTGAATGGTAGCGGTAAGCGAGAGGGTAACTAGCAGAATTCGTAACTCTATTTCTATGATTGATTCTGGCAATAAAGACAGCAATAACGGTACAGTAAGCTGCCCAATAAGGAGACCGGAGATTGCCAAACACAGACATAATCCAAAAATGGAAGCCGCTTTTGCTTGTGATTCCTTCTCAGAATCAGCGCTTCCGGCAAAACGAAATAGCGCATCCACCAGACTAAATCCCAATAATATGCCTCCCATATCGGCAATAGCCACCATCAGCTCTAATCGACCATATTCCATGACGGGTAGAGCATGGGTAATCACCGGTAGCATTAAAAGCGAAATGCCCTTACCCAATGCAATGACCAGCGCATAACAGGCGGCATGGTTGATATGGCGATAGAATCTACGCATCGTGCCCCCTCCCTATAGCGGTTGTTCTTTTTTCTTATGGAGATGCGGATCTATTATCGCATTCCCTAACTTCTATTAGTAATTAACGCACAAGCTGTGCCAGAAAGCTGAAAACGATACTAAGTTCATGTATTTGCTTCTGTATATGGAATTCTTGTAAACAGCGCTCACGTCCGTTTTCTCCCATTTTGAATAATTCGGCTTCTGGTTTATCCCAAATCTGGAAGAGTGCCTGACCTAGCGCCTTTCGGTTTCCGGGCGGTACGAGGATACCATTTTCGGGCGCTACCATATTCGGAATGCCCATAAATTCGGTACTAACGATTGGCAATCCCATCGCCATGGCTTCCTTAATAATGACTGGGCCTGTGTCTTGTGCACCATCCCTACCTCGTCGGAATGCAGATACTAATGCTCGGTAATAAGGGGCATGCTGTTGTAGCCAATCAGAAGGTTTGGCGCCTAAAAATGATACAATTTCATTCAATTGCAAATCGGTACAGAGTTCTTCTAATTCGGTGCGTAATGGCCCATCGCCCACAATATCCAACGGCAACCTCTGTTTGGGTGATAGATCAGCAATGGCGTGTAGCAAGTCATCGACTCCCTTACAGTCGATGAGTCGCCCAACAAACAATAACCGCCCGTTTGATTTTTTGATTGCGGGAGGCTGAAAATACTCTGTATCCACCCCGCAAGGAATCATATGGATCGGGGTATTGGTTTGGGCAGAAAGCGTTTTTTTCATTGCATCGCATACCGCGATCACACCGTCACAATAATCCAGTTTAGCTTCCAAATCTTCTGGCGTAGCATAGATGTCGGAACCATGGCACGTCATGGTGATGGGCACGCCTAATAGCTTTGCCGCCACGATTGCATAGGCCGAATGTCCCCAGGCGAAATGGGTGTGTATCTGAGTCCATCCCTGTTTTCGTCCCTTTATAGCAAGCCGGATGCCCTGATAGAGTAATGAAAGCAGGGACAGTTTTCGTTGTTTTAAAAGAAACGCAAAGGCGGAAAGCATGTTCGGGATAAAACCCAACAGCTCTCGCCATGAGGGAACAGGAAGATGCGGTAAATAATAGGCTGTGTGCGCCAGTTCCTGATCGCGCTTAGAGAGCGTCGATGCATCCTCCGGCACCATCGCGACAATATCGGTGGGAATGCCAACCTCGCGCAGTGCGCGGGTTTCATTGCGGATAAAGCTTTCTGATAATACCGGAAAGCTACCTAATATAATGCCGATATGCATAAGCCTCCTCATAATGTTTGATAATCATGGGTAATATTATCTCCGGTGAATAGCGTTCCCGAATAGTTTTGCGCGCGCTATCACGCATCACCCTACGCGCCGCCTCACTCATCAACGACCAGTCCGTTACGGCCTCGGCCAACTGTTTCGGGTTGCCGGATTCTATCAAAAAACCATTCTGTTGCGTCTGGATAAGAGAGGGAAGTCCTCCCACTGCATAAGCCGCAACCGGAATACCATGCGCCATCGCCTCTAATGCTGCCATTGGCAACCCTTCGCGACGAGAAGGCATGATAAGCAAATCAATGTCCTTCCAATGTGGTTCCATCGAATCCACCTGACCGGCAAAACTCAAATTGTCAGGAACCTCGAGCAACTGACGCATAGGACCGTCACCATAGATGGTAAATTGTTGTTCTGGGCATGATTTGGCTAAATCAGTAAAATGATCCGGCCCCTTTTCATGCGAGAGGCGCCCGACAAAGGCGATTTTCTTGCCAGTTCTGGAGATGATCTTTGGAACAGGAACAAAATTGGGAATGACACAGGTATCATCTTGCAAACGTTCGGCGACCGTCGCACTCACTGCCAATATTGCTTGAGCTAGTGGCGCTGTTTGTTCATCCAGCCAACGATAGCATTGCACTCGAAAACTATTTGCATCACCACTGTGATAGGTGGAAATACAAGTCACTGTGTACCAACGCGCGGCAATTCGACCTAAAATTCCTGCTTTATAACCATGCGTATGAATTAAGGCCGGGCGATGTCGTAGGATTGCTTCTTTCCAGCCTCGACAAGGATGTGCGAGTGTCATGATTGAAATATCGGCCTTCTGTAATGCTTCGCGTAATGGATGTTTGCCGTAATCTCGCAAAAACACCACACGTGGCTGATAGCCGAACTGTAGCAATCCTGTTGCCAACTGATAGATATGACTTTCAATACCGCCGAAATGCTGCGAGTCCACAGCCAGCCAGATTTCAGTGCCTTCTTTTCGTAAATGCTTCATCGCCAAAACCCTTCAAATGTCACAGATGCTTCACTCACGCAATTTGATGGATCATGCAGAGCCAGTACGGTGGGGAACGGTATTTTCTCTATCCCTGCCATGCGCCATAAGGGTGCAATCCCTTCACGCCACAGATAATACCCACTGGGAAAACTACCCCCCTGATAATCTCGATAGAAAAAGACAGGTTTATGGTGATTTTTCTTTTGCACCATACTCACCGCTTCCGCACTCTTGAACAGGGGAATGATCGTCAGTGACTCTCCGCAGCGTGGATGAGTAAAGTGATATGCAGAAAATACCCCACCAGAAGTAAGAACCTGTTGCGCGGCAAGGGAGAAGTCATGCAGCTCCATTGCTGCAAGCAACCGTTTTTGCACTTGCCGTTCCATGTCGGCTGGCGGTTCGTAATAGCGTTCCGCCTTACCCCACAGCGCGATGCTGGCGAGTAGGATTACAATAATCCAATATCTCTTTTGCATACATCCTCCGAATAATAATGAACATGAGTAGAATAAGCGTCAGTTCGTACGCCGCTTTACCTGCTTCACCATGAAGCCAGTGATAGACTTCTTGTGATAAGGTTAGCATC
This genomic window contains:
- a CDS encoding glycosyltransferase; its protein translation is MHIGIILGSFPVLSESFIRNETRALREVGIPTDIVAMVPEDASTLSKRDQELAHTAYYLPHLPVPSWRELLGFIPNMLSAFAFLLKQRKLSLLSLLYQGIRLAIKGRKQGWTQIHTHFAWGHSAYAIVAAKLLGVPITMTCHGSDIYATPEDLEAKLDYCDGVIAVCDAMKKTLSAQTNTPIHMIPCGVDTEYFQPPAIKKSNGRLLFVGRLIDCKGVDDLLHAIADLSPKQRLPLDIVGDGPLRTELEELCTDLQLNEIVSFLGAKPSDWLQQHAPYYRALVSAFRRGRDGAQDTGPVIIKEAMAMGLPIVSTEFMGIPNMVAPENGILVPPGNRKALGQALFQIWDKPEAELFKMGENGRERCLQEFHIQKQIHELSIVFSFLAQLVR
- a CDS encoding lipopolysaccharide biosynthesis protein: MRRFYRHINHAACYALVIALGKGISLLMLPVITHALPVMEYGRLELMVAIADMGGILLGFSLVDALFRFAGSADSEKESQAKAASIFGLCLCLAISGLLIGQLTVPLLLSLLPESIIEIELRILLVTLSLTATIQVPLAWLRMQNHITRYCLLFGGKALLQAGLIWAALHKGYGVMGILMAGLAADLLLCVILCLLQYRDTSIRLYWPELKQILPYNLPLILGALACCLLGSFDRFLLAPAVGQEALAHYALAGKFALMVALMAEPFNMWWFPRRFKMLKETDGALRSARSVMLGVGYITAAAMIVSLTAPWLIIWLTPASYHDAGDWVPLLCGIAALHAITNLMNIGVYAGKTGWMPSAINIASAVIALAGYLLLIPSYGVSGAVGATYLAFAIRFILFLSLSQRRIPIPYLRGIASLCGNPLMFRRYCHDLS
- a CDS encoding DUF1194 domain-containing protein, yielding MTNIPKNFITPASIATIMILHTTTTYAQDVDVELQLLVDVSGSVSSSEYNLMMGGYADAFRNQSVMDIILDNSGDTYGNIAVQTVMWSGQNQQKSMTDWTLLDSVDSIFSYASTLENMNRAYSNATYVAEGIDFGSNLFATNGFNGTRNVIDISGDGYGYDYLYGDYSFFSGLDTATQRDVALAGGITTINGITLEGTYGLSGGQTLTEWYSTNVTGGENAFVIAADGFEDFENALVTKLSAEIEGGYIPIEATPSNPIDTAPVPIAGGGLAGLIMLLFVWLNQQKSLYWRRLC
- a CDS encoding glycosyltransferase family 4 protein, whose product is MKHLRKEGTEIWLAVDSQHFGGIESHIYQLATGLLQFGYQPRVVFLRDYGKHPLREALQKADISIMTLAHPCRGWKEAILRHRPALIHTHGYKAGILGRIAARWYTVTCISTYHSGDANSFRVQCYRWLDEQTAPLAQAILAVSATVAERLQDDTCVIPNFVPVPKIISRTGKKIAFVGRLSHEKGPDHFTDLAKSCPEQQFTIYGDGPMRQLLEVPDNLSFAGQVDSMEPHWKDIDLLIMPSRREGLPMAALEAMAHGIPVAAYAVGGLPSLIQTQQNGFLIESGNPKQLAEAVTDWSLMSEAARRVMRDSARKTIRERYSPEIILPMIIKHYEEAYAYRHYIR
- a CDS encoding O-antigen ligase family protein, with amino-acid sequence MTSPNTVISGGSSTILSGLMWLWCLASLGVLYATGEPLYLMVLLLLPLSMIMGLQLPFLLAMGFVLFSFFRLHEAFPLLMPFHIPKLLSLGAISSFGLLLLQKRIKLFWTPELTCFSLFFLYCTMGTLLAENRGLAFAYWSGIYVKIAIMVLIITYLTQTPRQLRWVSRLIVLAGIAVALVTIANKLQGIGLVEGTRVTISRELGSILGDPNDLALTLLFPFSFAITLAMRWGVRWVDRFVGLFGTGIILLAILYTQSRGGLLGVATVMFVLAWFRVRSKTLLITGGIIALLALFTMAGITDRISGGAQEAGLDESANIRLYAWFAAFKMALYNPLTGVGLDNFYANFFFYSDFWDNKNHAVHSTWFGVMAETGFIGFGLFVAMIWQLLRAARKLHMDTLHAKGEDAQALSLSITSEALLAGILSFIVSGTFLTQGFTWPVYILLALTVAAVRIHQHTLKQSVVNAHPLSERQPITPTFTPLTQ